The window TACTCAAAATTGGGTTTTAacttacaaaattatccaaccAATGATTAGGTTAACAGAACTActcaaattgagtttgggtattacaaaaatacccaaaatagtaCTCCACTATCatccaaatttcatttttaaaatttatgcCCTTTCCTCTTCATCCCGTCATTCACTACCTCCATGGCTCCACCCCAACGACATCGTCCTCacgaagaaaaaggaaagccaTGGCGGCCAGCAACGCTGCACCATGAAACTCAACCGCCCCCTCCATTCTTCCTCCCTCCTTGGCCGAaccctttctcttccttttctttccctgtTGTTGCAACTACTAAATAGCAGCCACCGCCTGCAactttctcattcttcttcttctttttcttcttcttcttcttcacactGCTGAAATCCAACCAGCACCCCTTTATTCCTTCCGCTTTGATTTTGACCCCGAGGCTCTTCCATGGTTTTTGATCGGAGAGCAGGGATGACCCATCATTGGCTTTCCACTCAGGCCGGTGGACTCAGTTGCTGCTTGTCAAGTGGAAGGCCGGACCCCAACCTATGTGCATGCATAACACTCCACCGGAGATCTTGGTGATTTGGGGCTCTCTGTTGCTTCCTCATCTTGCAATCCTGTCGGAATATCCCAGTCCACCGGGGGCTAAAGCGGGGAAGCAAGGATAGGAGGTGTTGCTTGAAGTAAGGTGGAGgcaggggtaaaaatgtcaaaaaacatattaaagTGAGGGTTGAAAACTGTTTCGAGTAGTttggtaaacccaaactcaaaagtgggtaattttgtaaactcaaatttAGTTTGGGTAATTTGGTTAAGGGAAACCCAATAGTAGGTAATCATGTAGTTTTCCACTTTAGCACAGGTTCAAAGAGAGACCAATGACAGGTTCAAAGAGAGACCAATGAGGAGAGATTAAGAGAAAACAGGagagaataggggaaaaaaatggaCTCATATCTTCTCCAACTGTTGGGTGTCCTAGTACGCATCTGATGGTTGGGAAGATATAAGGGTCTGCGTTCATGTGTTTGTGTGCATGTCTAGGTCCTCACAACCATTGGTGTCCCAACACACATCTGATAGCTGGGAAGACCTAGGGTGCATACTCATGTGTTGGGGGTTTGTGCTCGAGTCTTCCCAAAATCCCATCCATCAGATACCGTCTTGCACATCCCAGCGGCTGGAAAGGATCGGGTGcgggagaggatctgaatccggGTTGTATTCACTCTCACGATCGGGTTACAGACAACATTCTCACCCTGACTACCTACCAGTCGCAGACCTCGCGCTCTCGAGTCTCAACTGTTGACCGGAGACGTTGGAGTAGCTAGCGAACAATACTTCCTCACTTTGATGAGAGTTGAGTTAGTTCAAAACGCAGAACCCATTTCCTTGCTTGTTCTTCGAAGAGACGAAGACTGGAAATCCCATCCTTATTTGGGTTCAAATTCAAGACTAGAACAGAAAAAAGCAGGAAAAGAAGTTTGAACTCATTGGGGGAATCTGTGAAATACGAAAGGATCATTTCTGAGAAGTTTGCATCTCTGATATTCTGGCTCAGGTAATTAATTACACGTCTTCATTAAATTAACGCGAGAGAAATTGCACGAACACAGAAGAGGGCGATTAGAAATCTCAAAAtcgtgatttttttttgtctttatctGCTTGGAATGCTAATGTTACCACTCACTGTTTCTCTTTTTATGCTTCAGATGGGATCCAGAGATTCTGTTGTGGAAATCGATTTCCTGGAGAGACGCTTGTTGCCGGATTCTGGTTCTAATGATGAAACTGAGAGCGAACACGGAGTTGAAACGGTTCTATACTCGGCATCGTTCCAGGAGTTGGAAGACAATTATGTGAAGTACCAAACAGCCCTATGGATTCTTTACTCTCTGCCTCTGATTTTGGCCTGGGGAATTGGGTTGTTCATGCTGCTATACATACCCGTTCGAAGATACATACTGCGGAAGGACATTCGGTCCAGGAGGCTGTATGTCACGCCAAATGCCATTGTTTACAAGGTGAAGCCCGGAAATTCACCAATCACGTTTCATCTATCTGTGAaccttcccttttccttctcttaggtttcttcttctcttcttggtcGTAGTCTGAGTTTCTTCCAAAAGTTGCAGCTCAGTGTTGCTTCGCCCTaggttctttctttcttttatttattttattggagTGAACCCATTGCATCAGGATGCTTGAGAACCAGCGATGTTTTGTTTGTTAATTGTTGTGAGGCTGTTTGCATCCACATTGGGACTTCTTTTCCAAACTAACTCTGTCTCATTTGTATGGTTATATTCTCTTTGATACATTTGAAGGATGTGAATGCTTTCACTTTCATTATTGGAAGGCATAAATTGCTTCAGTGTCTTTCATTGATTAACAGTTTACCTTGCTGGCCCTCAGGTTACAAAGCCAGTGCCTTTCCCATGTTTTGGGGTGCTAAAAAAAGAGAAGTATGTTCTACTGCCTTCAGTCGCTGATGTCGTAATTGAGCAAGGTAAAGGTGGAACTATCCAATACATCCCTTCAGTCACTAATGTTTCCTCACTGCTAGCTTACTGTTAATTGTGAATTCCTTGTCATGTTTGTTAAATTTTCTCCCCAAATCTATGTAGGAATTTTACTGTTAATCATTAGACAGAACCTTCTGGTACCAGTATTCCTTGTATCTCCTTGGTTGAATATGCTTACCATATAGCTCAATAACAGTTGTGGGAAACCAGATATAGTTAATGTGATTGCATGTTCTTCGAACATGAAAAATTAACATTAGCGGGGAAGAACTTACCCACATTATCTTGATGGTAAACCTTAAATATCTCTACAAGGATATCAACTGATAATTAATAGGGCAGCAAGTACAATAAATTTGCAGAAAAACTGCTTGAACTCAATTCTCTTATCAAATATCAAACCTGTGTACAGACCCAGGTTGGATATATACGGATGCATAACTAACCTCCTAATGACAAAAACTTGTAACTTTTTCGCTTAAAGGAAATAGTACCTGATTTAAATGTAGTGTTCTTGTGCTATATCTATGGATTCCAAAAGGAAAACTAAAATAGAAGTTACCCCTGGCAGCCATACCTCTCTTTTCTAAAGAAAGAGTTAAGAATTGTATTAACCTCCCTGAATCCAAAACCATTACAAGAAACCACTTAATTAGAACCTTTTGATTTGATCCCTCTTTACCAAATAGAGTCACAAAGACTTGTTAAcgttgaaaaaaaattttgaagatcCATCACTACTCTGTGGAAAACATGAGGTTTCCAGTCCAATCTGACCTTCAAAGTATTAACCAGACCCTTAGCACCTAAGGCACCAAGACCGAGCCCCCAGCTCAGCactgccaagaccaaacccaggtttggcacctcaagaccttagcaTCTAAGGcaccaaacctgggtttggtcttggcagtgccgagctggggcttggTCTTAGAGGATGCCGAGCTGGTGGCATGCACTTGTAACAgatacattgcttcgaaatagagtCAAATCCGctccatgaatgaaattgagTAATGTAATATGAAAACCAAGGTACTGAAAGCATGAAATATATAAGACTAACACCGGACGTGCGGGACTTCAATGTGATCTACTGATaatattttttgagattttcgacattccatgcccttggtatagTTGTACCCCCCTGAATCTGCAAGTGATAAGTACCAGGGAaaaccactttggagactatgtaagggccCTCCCAGTTCGCACTTCACTTAATTAGACTTCAATTCAAGTCTCTGATTGTGATCAGAGAATAATATGTACCttttttttgggctaaaaaTGATTCCCATCAAATAACTCATGCTGTTGAGTGAAGTGACCTTCCTTTGGTGTATTTATAGGTTGTTGAGCTTTTTAGAAATGCACAAGGTTTCCCACATGACTGTGACATGTTCATCTGGTGTGAAGGACCCATGGCATTCAGATGAATCTGAAATCTTAGGGTCCAAAGAGAGCTGAAGGAAAACAGTGACAGGCTGATCAATAGAGGTTCGTGCCTTGTCCAACATTGCTCTATCCTCCTGCTCCTATGCCCATCGTTTCTTGGGTTCTTTTTCTGAACAACACAACCATCATGGCTGCAGGACAGTTTAGGTCCAGCAGCACTGCAGGGTTGGCATAAACAAACTGCTGCCTGAAACCTTCATTGCTAAAGCAACCTCATAGTAGGGAGAGTAGGCTACTCAGAAAAGGATTTTCACACAATGGTAGACACTGAATGAATGGAAGATATTTAAGAGGCCTTTAGTTGGCCATGTTTCAGCCATGATGATGGCTTAGTCCGTTCTTTGAGATTTCGTCAGGAGCAATAACTTTagatgataaaataaataaataaaagcagcAGAAAAATGCCTGGCTTATGATGAATTGGCCAAGTGGGCAGTGGGTTGgcatctttcttttttggggccTCTACCTATTTCTGATCCTCCGTTTGTCTTTTAGTCCTCTGGACTAtctgtttttattttactatttttttttttaaacttcctgctttctctttttcaatgaaatttaattgtgttgaagaaattgaacattaataataataataataataataataataataataataaaggaggAGACTTGGTAGCATTCAACAATCCCCTTTGAGATGGACCACATAGATGAGCAGATGGGTGATTTGGGAAGCACTTGCAGGAGGACATCAACATGGATGTTGACAGAGTTGGGAGAATGTTCTGCGCAGCAGCACAGGTTCTCAGCCCTTTGTGCATGCCACTGGCTAGCTGCAGCAGGCTACATAGTCTTGGCCATTGCTTCAACAAAACCACCAGTTAGAGTGttgaaaaattttcaacttGCTTAAACTCCATTAACAATACTTAATGAACTGACTTTCTTTGGTTGTGACCGGTTTTGTGTAGAAAATTTGATTCAGTACAATTCAACCGGTTATATTTGATTCTAGATGTTGTTCACCATATATTCTGTCTCAAAGCTTTGTGTTTATATACAAATTCACAAGCTTCTTGTGATTAATTGCCCATGCTCTTTGTTAATATTCAAtactataaataaattatatgattattcaaaatatatgtGCAATATGTTTAGATATCCCATGGGAATGGCTTTTAGTTACTACatgcttttttttccttttttttttaaaatagttCAAGGatttagattccatttcggtTCACAAAACATTTTCAGACAGAATCCTGCAGCGAAACTGGTAATAAGGGAATGGAAATAACCAGTCCCTATATACCTCCTAGGTTTGTCGTGTCAagcatgttcttcttctttaggaTTTTACTTTTTCTGTAACAACCATATCTTCTCTGCTCATGATGAAGAAATATTTGGAGTCATTTTCTCTGCATTTCTTTGCTCTTTTTTTGGTTCTCTTTACCACTTTGAACTTGTAAATTCTAACAAAACCAATGATTATCAGGATATTTGCAGTCCTTTTTTGGTGTCTATTCTACTAGAATTGAAAATGTTGGTGTAAGAAGACCACCAAGTGATGACGTTCAAATCCAAGGAATTGCAGACCCAAGGGCTTTCAGAAAGGTAATCTGAGTTAAACTCTAATTCCTGTATTGTTAATTTTACTCTGAACCCAGTTGCAACCCAGTGCGCACAGCTCGCACTACTGCAGAGTCTGATAGCggcaaatgtacgcagcttTACCCCCTGCTTTACAatagaggttgtttccaagtttcgaacctgTGATCAGAAAAAGGTTGTTGAGAAGAATGGATTTTGGCAGTAGCAGATGAATCTGCCACCAAGAAAAGTTGCATGTGTTTGTTATGCAATCCCCTTTCTATTCAGCAAGTTTCAGCCCGATAGCCCCTTGTCTAATGGCAGGAAGAGCTACTTTTTGAAAAGGTTGTCGATAAGAGAACTGTATTTGTGGCACTAATCTGAAGAGTCTCCCATGTAGTGGGTGGTTTGGATCTTTTACATCTCCTTCCTTTTTGGCCAAAAGCCCTAACTGAAGACATTCAAAATTTTGCCTTTCAGTTTGTGGCCTGCAGTATCATATTAGAAAACGTTTTACCCTTTCAGTTTTTCGTGTAATTGTTTGTTTACACTGTTTCCTGTCATATCCCAGGCTGTTCTATCACGGCTTTCAAATATGATGAGTGAGAATTTCTCACGGCAGGTTTCCATGAATGAAGACTTTCAAAATTTTGGGACTGGTTATTCATCCGCAGCTTGGGCACGCCACAATGTTGGTGCATGCATCGCATATCCGGTAGTGACACTTTCTCGTTGGGTGTGGTTAAAGTAAAAACTTATGTGAACATCATTTCTGGAAGCTTTCTATCATTTTCGTAACTAGTGTATTATTCTTTTTCCCGAACAGatggaaataaaaagagaaaagttaAATGGCCTAGACTGCCTGAGGGGGGAAAATGCTATGTTTTGATAATTTGTCCCTCTACGAAGTCTTGGTCAAGTCCTTTTTGTGTAAAACAAtcccttttttcttcccctGATTCTGCTAGCTATGAAACAAGATTCATCATAAGTAACAATTTGTTTCTAATTGCAGATGTCTCCATCAAAATCTTTTAGGCatgattcttttccttcatcaggGGAACTGATATTACAAAAGCTAGAGGAGGTTGGAAGTTCTGTGAAGGTTCGAGAATATCTACACCTTTCGTTTAggtttttccttaatttattTCACATAGTATGACATGGTTTCTGTTATCCATAATGGTGCAGAGGGTCCAAAGCCTAATTCAAGAGCAGCATTGTCAAAAATCTGGTACTATAGAATGAAACAGGAGGCTTCAAATTACAAGAGATACAGGTTCGCATTGACCCCAATTGCTCCTACTCCTACTGATTCCTCCTTAGACAATGCTTTATGAAGTTAAAGTTTCCTAGCATACATTAGCCAATGCAATGATGATCAATATTATCTATGTCATGTATATGTTAGTTGAAAAGTCATAAATTCTCCACATTATTACGGGAAATGGGAATTTCACAGCACATTGGAGCATGCAATCCTTACTTGTGCCATCCATGCCCAGTTGGCATCTCAAGAGTTCTGGGTTCTGATCCCAATTGGTGGCTTTATACTTGGACCGGCACAACCATTAGTCACCCATTGTATGACCCTGACCGTCCATCTGATTAAATTCTCTCTTGTAGCTTATTCCAATCGGATATTTGAATGTTCTATTCATGGTGTACCTTGAGAGGGGTACTATCATGTGGCTTATGGTCTCAAGGACATGggggtgtattttttttatccctttttctcacttttgaggcttccccccacaccccaccccctccccccccccccccaaaaaaaaaaatcattctctACTTTTAGTGATGTAGTACTTGTTATTAAGCAAAATAATAAACGCATAAAACGGCTCTTTTGACATTTTTTCTGTCTTTTAAGCAGGATGCCAATGGTCATACATCACAATACGCCTACCCTGCTGTGAGATTTGCATGCCAATGTGCCcaaagaatcaccatttgaCTCGCAACTTTGAGAGTTATAGTCTTCATACTCAATATTGCTTAGTCATGGTTCAAAGTGGGATTGTATCTTTGGCAACTCTTGTAGCAATCAAAGGTTTTGGATCTTTCCTGGTTGAATATACTTCATATTCTCATGGTCTGCCAGTGGGTCTTCTTCCTGCTTGGTCTCTGTTTGTTGTGAAGACCCTGTTGCCTAAAGATTTTTATTCTTGTTGTGTTGTTCAAAACCATAATTTAATTCTTTTTGTTGGTAATTATAAGTCTTCCTGAAACATGTTTGTAGTCTTATTTTTTAGGAGCCGCCAGGAGAGGATAAGctagcacctctctctctctctctctctctctctctcacacacacacacacacacatgacatGACCTCGCTGCCCTCTTATGTATGAAACTGCTCTTTCACGCCTTTTTTGCGTTCCTCTGTATCTGCTTGCTTAGAAAATCCTCCCTAACATTTATATATCATGACTAACTTTGTTTTAAAACCAATATAATCTGTACCTATTTAATGTGGAACTAAAGCAATAATTTTGCCTCACAATCTCAAATTCACGTTGATGATTATCAAGTTCCTCAGAAACGGCTGAATCCTTAGAAATCAGATGCTTGTGAATCTGTATATCGCTGCATTTCTATTAGAAACACGATTCTACCATGAAATTTTGGTTATGCGATTCATTTGGAAACTAAATTGAAATCACCAAAACATAATCAAGTACTGTCCTCTATTATGTAAATGCATGATGTTTATGTCCATATGACTTAAGAATAATTTATGGAGTATTTAtgtttttggaaaaaagaaaatcgtTGCAATTAATcatttatggagtgtttatggttttggaagaaaaaacGCTGTCCTTGCATGTACTTGCACCTGGACACAAAGACTGCGCTGCCCCATGTTAAAAAGGCTCTACGTGACATGTACTTGCACCAGTAAATAGCGTTCTCTTCTACCTTATGTGTACAATTAAATGATTCTTGTTAGAGAGGACGAAAGCAATTATGCATACGAAGGAAGAATTATCTAGTGTAGTGTAGAAAGGAGAAATATAAGGTGTTGGTAGGATGGCCGGGTTGAGCGAGCCCAACCAAGACAGGAAATATTAGGCTGAACTGAAGCTAGTTCATGGTTGGGTTTTGGCagagcaaggttttaaaatccAAAATCGGGCATGGTATCAGACTTTCATTGATTGTCAGAAACAGTTGAAAgcttagaaaataaaatcaagaattgattttcttgaagttcttttattaaaaaatgggCAAGGGAAACCCAGTCTGACTAGTATTCCCCACGATATAGCAGGgtgggggaaaaagaaaaccaacGCATAATACCCCCATCATGAGATCACTCTCTGATCCCTAGGCTCTATGGAGAGAAATCCTATCCTGATAAATTCTAGAAAAATGTACAGTTCGCAGGGTGACTATCACCTTGTCTTttaaagaaactaattaaattgTAACACGATGACTTCCAGCTTTTTATCCTCTCGATCTTctgcatacatacatacattgTGTGTGTTTGTTGTTTTACGTTCTTGCTCATTATTTTAAATTCCAAAATTCTACAACACAAACCCTCAAGAAAAGAATAAGTGAGCTTTTTGGACAAGTACAGTGCTTCATGTACATCTAGTCCACCCAAAATGAATACAATATAACTCTAAATCTCTTTTTAACTGGATCAGATAGGTAGTTAATACCAGATGATAGAAGCTTCAAGATCTCAACCAATTTAAACCAGAAATAAAGGGAAACTAATGAGATACGATCACAACTAACTTGTGAAGAaccaaatttgaagaaacctaaCAATAGCAGTGTGTAGGAGCAGCAAGGACTGAAATtggtatttttcattttcagcAGTTAcaatatcccccccccccccaaaaaaaaaaaaaaacaccaaacaTATATGAAAACTCAAACTGTATCTCAGAAAtccagaaaataaagaaatttagGTGTTCGAGGAATTTGATAACTCTCAccacaaaatccaaaattggttGAACCTTCATCTGAGTGCTCAGAAGACGTTGGCATCAAAGAGACATGAATGTCTGTCCTTCTGAGGGGTACAATTAACCAAATATATAATCTGATTACGTTTCCAGGTAATCAATGAGACGGGTAATCAACTATATTAATTAAAGAGAACTAAATTGGAAATAGCAAAAGCACTCAACAAATAGTATTTCAATAACAGAACTAAAATTTATGGGGCGaggggaagggaaaggaaattcgaatgatttataataatagtATTCTAGAGAATTTGAGTCCATAATAATATAACTAGAAATCAGATTCCGATTTCAAGCTGACCTGATTGATTGATGTTGAATGATCTCCGATGTACAGAAGCAAAACAAGAGAAAggtctgttaagtttgtctcgaattcttgacccgttttgaagattgatccgatccgacatattttggtggcgatctgaatgagaatttttctgagatctgtggtggaagcagaggggttgggcagATAGGCCCAAGCtcagagcccatcactgatctggTATGGGGGTGTACGGTTCGACCGGATTGACCACGACCCGATGGATCGAGccacgacttggagtatatataatgtactgttgcttattgagaaagtcattgtattttggagttttctcgccgctgcttggatataatctctcttttgcatagtgaaactTCTTATTCTTCGCCCGatgacgtagcacaccaccctggtgtgtgaacctcgttaaatctccgtgtcgtgcggatctattgtctctttatttttcatatttcttggtgtttgatctaacaatgtCCTGGAAACAAAGGAGAATATATTAATGGCAATGAGAGTGGCTGTCTTGGTGACAATGGAGTTTGCATTCATTGTCTAAGAAATCCATGCTGATGGGGTCGTATCCTCTAGCTGATCTGCATTTCCAGGAATCTTCTCAGGGATGggcagaatggagctacctcaCCAGAAGAATCATTCGACCTCCTCACAAAGACTAGGGCTATGTTTGGTTCCAGTCCCGCTCTATTGGAGTCTATCTTAGGCAGAACTGATATTTCTTGATTCCGTTCCAATAGAATGAGaaatggtgtttggtaaacCTATTCTGGAATCAATTCTGGAGCACAAAAAGATCAATATCAGCATTTGGAAGGCCTTCTACAGTCAATTTGAGCACTACACTTCTTAATTGCGAAAATGCCATTATGGTTTATCATACTACATAGTAATTACAGAAATGCAATTATGGTTTATGAAATTACAAGGTATTTACAGAAATGCCATTATGGCTTATGAAACTACAAAGTTTTTACATAAATGCCACTCCGGCTTATGATTgtattttcataaatattagGGATGATCAACTCTGCTCAGAACTTGAAATTGTAACAGCATAAAAGCTTATCATTTTACTGGAATCGTGTTTGATTCCCGAGTCAGATCTGCAATGCCTGTTAGTGGCAGTGACATTAGCGGCGGTGATCACTCGATCCTTTTCCATTTCCGATCTGGAGGAATTTTTTTCTGTGAAGATTGAAAATCCATGACTAagcatttgggtttttttatttagagaACCCAAGTcagccgagagagagagagagagagagagagagagagaNtaatttacagcgccaccccctggagaatgccaatattataggaacaccccctctctttcaccaaattagactcagaccccctaccgtcagtcaccgttaaagaatatattttatatactgatgtcagctactgttttttatgttaaataccaaaatgcccttactaaatgtgaagtacctaaaatgcccatctAATAAGTCTTATCTTCAAATCGATGGTTATTGTACCTTTCTCCCAGATCCAGCACCGGCGGTGGCAGCTGTATCAACGATCATGGCAGCGTCGGCGGCGGCAGGATC of the Macadamia integrifolia cultivar HAES 741 unplaced genomic scaffold, SCU_Mint_v3 scaffold134, whole genome shotgun sequence genome contains:
- the LOC122063490 gene encoding uncharacterized protein LOC122063490 isoform X2, with the protein product MGSRDSVVEIDFLERRLLPDSGSNDETESEHGVETVLYSASFQELEDNYVKYQTALWILYSLPLILAWGIGLFMLLYIPVRRYILRKDIRSRRLYVTPNAIVYKVTKPVPFPCFGVLKKEKYVLLPSVADVVIEQGYLQSFFGVYSTRIENVGVRRPPSDDVQIQGIADPRAFRKVSMNEDFQNFGTGYSSAAWARHNVGACIAYPMSPSKSFRHDSFPSSGELILQKLEEVGSSVKRVQSLIQEQHCQKSGTIE
- the LOC122063490 gene encoding uncharacterized protein LOC122063490 isoform X1 — protein: MGSRDSVVEIDFLERRLLPDSGSNDETESEHGVETVLYSASFQELEDNYVKYQTALWILYSLPLILAWGIGLFMLLYIPVRRYILRKDIRSRRLYVTPNAIVYKVTKPVPFPCFGVLKKEKYVLLPSVADVVIEQGYLQSFFGVYSTRIENVGVRRPPSDDVQIQGIADPRAFRKAVLSRLSNMMSENFSRQVSMNEDFQNFGTGYSSAAWARHNVGACIAYPMSPSKSFRHDSFPSSGELILQKLEEVGSSVKRVQSLIQEQHCQKSGTIE